The genomic segment TTATTTAAAAAAATTAGTAGACGATTTATATTTATTGTTTTGGAGTGAAGCAATAGAGAGCGAAGTTGATATGAAATCAGTCAATATTACAGAGGTAGTCACTTCTTTGTTAAAGGAATATATTCAAAATTCAAAACGTGCCTCAGAACAATTAGATATTAGACTGCCACATGGAAACATTTGGATACTTGCTCAAGAGAAAATATTAATTAGAATTTTATGTAATTTAATAGATAATGCTTTAAAGTATAGTACTGGTGATATAATGTTTTACATGTGGGGAGAATCCGAGTATTGTCATATACAAATAAGCAATCCTTCTGATTATATTAGTGATGAAGAATTAAAATCTATATTTGATTTGTTTTACACAAAAGATGAAGCAAGGATAAAAAGCAGTGGTATCGGATTGTATGCTACTAGAAAGCTAGTAATACAAATAAGTGGTGATATTCAAGTGAATTATGAAGCGGGAATTTTCACTGTCAGTATAAAGTTGCCCTTAATATGAAAAAATTGGTCACAGTAGAAAAATAAAAGATATTGTTACTGCATTTTGAAACCCTGAAAGTGAAAGCACTGTCCATTTTTTGAAGAGTCTTCTGGAATACAATAGATTATTATTCCCTGCGATTGCTGTTATGCTGTCATCCTTGAGACAGAATACGTGGTAGTTCGGAGTGGTTTTTGTCATTTCACTGGGACGGCAGAAGGAAAACTTATAAAGCATAATAGAAGTGGGTATGTGAAAGTGGCATATCCACTTCTATTGTATTTAGAGAAGAAATCTAAGAGTTCTTCGGGGAAACATCTTCATTTAGGGATAATTCCTCATACGCAAGTAAATCCGGAGTAACCTTTTCTTCACCCGAAAGGTTTGCTACATTCCGGAAATATAGGCGATAATAATGTCCAGATAAAAGGCGGATATTTTTATCGAATGTAAAGTGATATTCTTTCTGGTCAGTGGAACGGAAAATAATTTTCTGTTTCTTGGTAAGTGGGCTGACTTCACGTTTTGTACAGGTTCCAGTTAATTCGGTATAGTCATGCATCTTGATGGTATGTAGCAGACTCACAATTCGTATGGCAGTTCCAACACCGATGCAAAGACTCATAAGGAGAAATATCTGGTCGTCTGTTATAAATCCGTAAATACATCCAAATAGGACACAGAAAAAGCCGATTGCCCCATGGACAATCAGCTTATTAAGAAATGGTTTTGGCATAATTTGCTCCTTCCTATAATTTTTCAAATGCAATCTGTTTATTGAGGTACAAATTACTGATGGCTTCCAGTACAGGATAACCGGCATGGGTGAATTGGATATCCTGTGCCAGGGTACGGAATGTTGCATCCGAGGTTTCATAGAGCTGCGTCAAAAGTTGCTCTGTATTTTGTGGATGGATGCCCTGTTCTACACAGGTTACAAGCTCTGCCGTAGAAATCTGTACTTTTTTTGCTATTTGGAGTACCGTGTCCTCTATAGCAGTCCGTGCCGGCTTTTTTAGATAATGGATCAGTTCCTTTGTGTGCAGTTTTTTCTTCATGCAGAGATAGATGCAGGTAAAAAGCCGTACTGAAAAACTGTCCTGCAATGGGCTGATATAAAGTTCTCCTAAGAGGCGGTACAGGGCATCCACACCAGTTAAACCATCCCCTTTTACAACCAGTCCTCGAAGCAGCAGCCGATTCAGGTAAGGTTCAATGGGGATATTTTCCGAACGGTGATGTTTTTTCAAGCGTTCGGAAAAAGCAGACTGCAATTCATGGATCTGTCGGATTTGAAATGCGAGGCTGCTCCACAGAAAGAATTCTTCTTCTGTCAGTCCGTATTCCTGCCGGTTATTGATAACAGTCGGTGTTTTATGTTCCTTTATGGAATCCTGGAATCGTAGGATTCCGACTGCAGTATAAAGTGTCAGCATAATCGTTCTCCCTTCAAGATAAAAGAGTATATAATTTGGTATCCTGCTGTAAGTATTTCCGGGCTTTGCTTTGCCATGCCCGGACATGATTCATTGGGACACCATAATGTTTGGAAATTTCTTGGTTGGTATATCCTTTTTGCTGCAGGAGCAGGGCATGTATTCCTTTTCTTAGTGTATTGCAGCTTCTCGCTTCTAAGGACTGCAGGTGCTTATAAATGGGTTCCTGGTTCATACATTGTTCCTGCCATAGTTCGGTTTTTTGGTCTACAAGCAGGGGTTCCATGTCAAATTCGGAAGATGCATACATGGAACAGGTGTATTTTCGTTCTTTTTGCAGTTTTCTCCAATAACTGTAAATGGCATTTCGTATGGCAACTTTGGCGTAAACTGCAAAGGGACGGGTGTTGTCATAGTTCATGGCGGCTTTGCATAAAGCTAAGTTTCCGGCTTGCAGAAGGTCTTGCTGCTCATCGTATGAGACATAAGCACAACGGGAAGTCAATTTTTTTACCATTTCAGGTACCAAATATAAGTACTCCTCTGTCAATCGGCGTTCATCATCTGTCATCGGGATGATCATACATATCCCCCCTTTCAACCAATGGCCCTGAGAGGGATATGGTTATTCTCCAGAATCTTCATGGATTCCAGAATTAGTTGATCACACATATAAGTGCTAAATTCTCCGATGTGTGCTTCCTTGGCAGTCAGACAGAATTTATCAGCAATCCAGCGGTAAGCCTCCGATTTCGTAAAGATGTGGTTTAGCCATATCTGGTCAAATACCCGGTGTGCTTGGATCCTTTTTTGCCGAAGCTCTTTGTTTGCCAGTTTTCCTTTGGCATTGGTAGTGCCAGGATGAACTCCTACATAAGAATTACACTGTGGGAAGTGACTGCACACATAGAGTTTTCCATCTTTCGCTTTATTTCCATATACATAGGACGCATCCCTTAAAATTGCGATGCTGCCGCAGTATGGGCAGCGGATTTGTTTCTGTTTCATAAAGATTCACCTCGCTTACGTGTTTTATACGTATATTGTAAGAAAGCAGGTGATGAATTCCCATAGGATGGGCATAGAAACTACTCCCAGATTCGGACTAAATGGCACAAAATGGCAGAAAATCTAAGAATAGAACAGTGCCTTGATAAGCGGAAAGAAACCGCTGTCTGCAAAACGTGAGTAATTTACTGGTGTAAAGATGAACCCTGCACAGAAAATCCGGATGACATAAACAGAAATCAGAGCTATACATAGCCGATACAGATTTCTGGTGCGTTTGTTCCAGGGCTTTCTCGGACGAAACTTCAGGTACAGGATTAAAAGTGCAGGAATAAAAATAAAGTTCGTAAATATTGTATCGATTCCTTGAATCATAGCAGTGAAATTCAACATAAAATCGCCTCCTTTCTTATCCTGTACGCAGAAAGTGCCAAAAGTGCAACCTTTTACCAGTGATAATGAGATGCTTCCTGGTGCCGCAGTAAAGCAAAACAAGGACATGGCTTATCGGTCAATGCTTCTTTTGCAAAGTAGAGTCCATATAAAGACTGAAATTGTTCCAGTGTTATGGCGGATAGACATTCCGTTGGTTCCGGTATGCGGGAGAAGAGCATACGGGCATCTGCCATGGGCAGGACACATGGACTGCCGTTTTCATCTGGATGATATAAGAAGTGTGGGCCATTACAATAACCTGGGGTTTTACAGGAAACACAGCGAACATAAATACAGGAATGCCAATTTCCATCACAAATATCTAAAAAATGCCGGATGTGTTTGGCATCGGCATTACAACGAGATTGTTCCATATTCATCACCTTTATAGCAGGCAGCCGTAATAAGCTGCCTGTGAGCATATCTATTGATAGTTACTTATCTTTTTTCCGCTTACGGATATATAAGATACCAAATCCTGCAGCAAAGAGGAGTGCGGCACCTGCCAGTAAAAGATAAGGAAGAACGGTTGTTTCATCTCCGGTCTTGACTGGTTTGGAAGGTTCAGGTGTGTCTTTTGGAGCTTCCGTAAGTTTTATCGTTTGTCCTTTATCGTCCAGATCCTCATGGGAAGCAATTTCAAGTGCTGTTTCTCCTTCAAGGGAAAAAAGTTTTTCAAAAACGACTACATCATGTCCAGCCAATGTGCTTCCATCAAAAGTGAAGATGACTTCGACAGAACCATTGGAATCCTTTGGTGTAAATTCTGTTTCTGACGTGACAGGTTTTCCATCAATCAGAACTTCCTTTTGGGTTGTTTTGTCCATCAGTGTGCCGACCAGTTTGTATGGAGTATCCGGAATCAGATTTTGGTAGGATACGGTGTCAATGATGGTTACTTCTTTCGTAGCAACGGCTTCCTGATCCCCATCCGCTTTGTCCTTCGCAGTAGTTCCAATTCCTGGGAAGTAGATAGACTGTTCATGGTCTTCTATATCGGCGTGAACAGCAATCTCTTTTTCCTGATACGTTAAAGACTCAAAGACAACAATTGTTTTGCCGGACAGGATGCTGCCATCAAATGTAAAGGTAAGTTCAATACTGCCAGAGGCATCTTCAGGAGTAAAGGTCGTAGTGGCAGTAATCGGTTTACCATCTGCCTGAAGAGGCTCTTTTGTCTCTTTGTCCATCAAGGTACCGGTAAGTGCATACTCTTTTCCTGGAATTAGGTTACTATATTTAACCGTGTCAACGATGGTAATCTCTTTATCGGTTTTGGTAAAATGATCTCCGTCTGCTTTATCTTTTGCAGTAGTAGCGATTTCTGGGAAGTAGATGGTCTGCCCATTATCTTCAAGATCTGCGTGTGTTGCAAATTCTTTGCCGTCATAAGTAGCAGATTCAAAAACAACTACGGTTTTTCCGGCAAGGGAGGTCCCATCAAAAGAAAAAATCACATCTACCGTTCCAGAGGATTCTTTAGGAGTAAATGTGGTTTCGGCAGTAACCTCTTTCTTATCTATTTCGACAGGTTTTCCGGTTTCTTTATCCATAAGGGTTCCAGTCATAACATATTCTTCGCCGGGCAGAAGATTTTTGTAAGCTACCGTATCTACAAGGGTAACTTCTTTATCTGCTTGGGAAAGATTCATATCTGTTTCCTTATCTTTTGCAGTGGTCCCGATTTCTGGGAAATAGATAGTCTGATCCTGATCTGTAATGTCCGCATGAACAGCCAGTTTTAAATCCTCCTGGTACAGTTCCTCAAATACTACGATTGTTTTGCCCTTCAGAGAAGAGGCATTGAACGTAAAGGTCACTTTTGCAGAACCAGAAGATTTTTTTGGTTTGAAGGTGGTTTCTGCTGTGACAGGTTTTCCATCTATTTCAATTGGCTTTCCGGATTCCTGATCCATCAGTGTACCGATGAGCTTATAAGACTGTCCCTTCTTTAAGCCTTCGTATTCTACGGTATCAACCAGAGTGATTTTTTCTTCTGGTTTGGCAAAGTGGGAGTTGCTGTCTTTGTCAAGGGCAGTAGTTCCAATGGTAATCTGATCATCCGTTAAAGTTCCCATATCCACGACTACGTGATTTTTGTATACAGAGACCTCAATTTTTAAGAGGTTCATACCTTCATTGGAATCGCAGCGTTGTTCTTCCAAAATATAGGTATCATAAATCAGGGCTCCTTTGGCATCATCAGGTTTAGAAGCGCCAAACCAGATTCCGTCTTCAGAAGTTTCCCCACGATTGGTATTTGTAGTGTGCTTATTCCATTCTGAGGAAGTACTGGCATAGCCATTTTTGTCTGTTACAATGGTATGACTTTCTCCTGTAGTTTTGGAGGTAATGGAAAATGGGACATTTGCCAGCCGGTTTAAATCTCCGTCAGAGACCTTTACGAATTCTAAATCGCCACGGATTACCTGATTGGAAATCGCTGTTTCTTTTGCAGTTAAATCCAAAATTTTCCCATTTTCTGTGATATGAAACTCCTGAGAGAGTTTGCCCTCGTTCAAATAACCTTCCGGTGCTTTTGTCTCATCAACCCGGTAATGACCATAAGGGAGCGTATCTTTTTTGGTGGAAGCAAGCCCCTTTTCATCTGTCTTCAAAGTGAGAACTACTTGATCTTTTTCGTAAAGGGTTCCATCCACAAGAACAGGATTTGGACCAAGATTGGTGATTGTAAATTCTGCATCCTTTAAAGAAGCATTTCCCTGTGGTTTGGCTTCTCCTGTTTCCAGATCCCGTTTTTGGATTTTGACACCGCCACGGATAATCTGGTTAGAAACAGAAGTCTCTTCTGTTGTTAAATCTACGATTTCTCCATTTTGGGTGATGTCAAATTCAAGAGCCTTTGCACCATCGGTTAGGTATCCGGAAGGCGCTTTGGTTTCTTCTATCCGGTAATGTCCAAGGGGCAGGGCATCAGCGGCACTTGCAGCAATACCATGTGTATCCGATTTGATTGTAAGCACTGCCTGACCATTTTCATAGAGCTTTCCACCTACCCATACTGGCTGTTTGTTCAGAGTGGTAATGGTAAATTCGGCATCTGCAAGAGATGCGGTTCCTTGTGCTTGTGTTCCCTGAGTTTCCAGATCCCGCTTCTGAATTTTGACGCCGCCTCGGAAGACCTGTTCTTCGACAGAAGAAGCGTTATAAATAGAGATAGTTTCTTCCGTACCGGTACTGGTGATTTGCTGCACGAAAACAGATTCGTTTGGAAGATAGCCGGCAGGGGCTTTGGTTTCCTGTACGGTTACTGTACCCAGTGGGAAGCAGACGGTCTTTCCATCACTGGCATAGAAAAATTCATCCCCGGATACCAAATAATCTTTTGTAAAATGGATTTCTCCAGAGGCATCTGTTTTCAATATCCAGGTGCGAACCGGTTTCTTACCATTTGCTCCGGGATCGGTAGCTGACTGCTCTGTATAGAATTTTATTGTAAATTCGGCATTGGCGAGAGAGCCGGTTCCCTGTGCAGAATTTTGCTGTGTGTCAGCATCCAGCTTTTTAAGGAGCAGTTTTACGGGATTATTTTGAGGAATATCCTTTACTTTTACGGTAGATGTTCCTTCTGCTTTTACCGTAACATTATGGGCGGAAGTATCTATAGCAAATCCTTCTGGGGCACTGATTTCTTTGACGGTGTAACTTCCTTCAGCCAGTTCTTTGGATTTTGCATATCCTTTTTTATCGGTAACAAGAGTTTCTACCAGTTCTTCCCCTTTGTAGATTCCGTATTTGGCTCCTTCTAAAGAGTAATTGCCATTTTTATCGGAAATATCGGTATTGGCAGAGGATTTCTGCAGTTCGATAAAGCCGTTTGGAACCTGATACCAGCTTCCTGCAAAAGTTTGGGAAGCATTGCCAGGAACGATAAAAGCACGGAAGGATTCTGGTGGGGCAGGAAGCCCTTCAATGGCGTTGGCAACTTCCAATGCTTTGTCAATATAATTTTGAGGTGCGCCATGGAAGGCACCGGTGTCCCCGTTATTTCCAGCGTGGATATAGGAAACGACCAGATGACCAATGACATAAGAGTTGTCATCGGACCATCCTTGGAAATATTGATCTTTTATGAGCTTTTCGTAGCCGTATCCACCATTGACATAGTAGAGTGCTTTTCTAAGCGGGGAATCCTTTCCTAAAAGATTATAAGGATATTGTCCGGAAGCAGGTGTTTTCTTTAATGGTTCAACGCAATAAGCTGTATTATTACCATCAAAACTCATGCGGGAAGTATAATAGTCCCCGTATGGAATTTTGGCTCCTGCCTTATAATCAATGGTTCCATCTGCAGCATAAGCGGTATGGGCATTGAAAAAGAGTGTGCTAAGAAACATCGTGACACAAAGAAAAAGGGCGGTTAGCCGGATATGAGGTTGTTTTGCTGGTTTTAACATAAATCTCCTCCTTTGTTAAAAAGAAAAGCAGCCATATTCGGGCTGCAGGTAACATTAACCGACTTTTTTATCCTGGCGTTTCAAGATTTCCAGGAGTTCCTGTCGGTCTGTGGTAATTAATTCTTTTTCCAGGTTGGAAGCTTTAAATTCCACAGTGATATTATTGTTGTTTGTTGAAATCAGTCCGTTTCCACGTTGGAAATGGGTGATATTCATAACTTCGGTTTCGGAAAGACGAAGAATGGTTTTTACACGTTGTGCCTCTTCATCTTCCATGTTAAGAATAATTTTGGTTTTACAGTTATTGATAATGCCTTTTCCATATTTTCCGTCATCAAGAGCAAAAAAGTCGTTGAGGTCCTGGGTTGCAAAAATACCGGCACCAGAGTATGCCCGGATGATCTTGGCGATCTCCAAAACGAATTCAGCGGCCAGACGGTTACTGGAGGCACCGATGAGCTGCCATACTTCATCTACGAAAATGGCTTTTTCTTCGGTACGATTTTCTTTGGCTTTATCCCATACATAGTCCAGAGCAACAAACATCCCTACCGTTAAGAGATCACTGGAACCAGTCAGCTCTGAAATGTCCAAAACGGTATATTTATTGGTCAGATCTACATTGGTCTGCTGGTTAAAAGAGGAAGCAGAGCCATGGACAAGACGGTTCAGGATGTGAGCCAGTCGTTTGGTATCTTCAGTTTCCATCAAAACATCATATACATCTCCAAGAATTGGCATCGCTTTATAATGATCCGGGTGTTTGGGATCAATGAGGGATTCATTCTTATGGGTGATTCCCTTTCTTGCATAGGTTTTAATCAGTGCTTCGTCCAAAAGCTGTTTTTCCTCATGGCTCATATCTGGAATGAGCAGAGAAAAGAAAACGTGCAGACGTTGAATCTTACTGGCTAAGGCAGATGCGTCTAAAGTTGGACCGTCCAGCAGCTCATTGACAGAGTTATCTACTTTTCGGATTTCCATGACATTGATGCAGTTTTGGCTGGCAGGAGAAATCTGGATAAAGGTTCCTCCTACATTTCTGGCAGCCCGATAAAACTCATGACCTTTTAACGGTGCGATGATAAATACCTGGATTCCTTTACGCCGCATACGAAGTGCCATAGTCTGCATGGTAAAGGTTTTTCCGGATCCAGAAGTGCCAAGAATCGCAATATTGGAGTTTTTATATTGTTTGGAGTCAAAAATATCAGCAATCACTAAAGAGTTGTTATGCTTATTTACTCCAAATAGGATGCCGTTGTCATCGCAAATGCTGTAGCTGACGAAAGGATAGCAACTGGCAGCTCCGGTGGTTAAGACATTTCGTTTTGAGAGTTCATAGAGCTTCTTATCCAGGTTTACAAGAGGAAGGGAAGATAAAAATCCCTGTTCTTGCAGGAAGTAACAAGACCGCAGATCCATATCCTGTGAGATGAGAAGTTTTTTCATCTCCTGAATCCGCCATTGCAGTTCTTCCAGATCACCTGCCGTAATCGTAATCAAAAGATTCATGTAATAGAAATCTTCATTATTAGCAAGTCCCTGTTTGAGGAAATAGCCGGAACGGATGGCAGAATCCAGATCATCAAAATCCGCATTGGTATCAGAGGCATCTTTGATCTTTGAACGGTTGATCCGGATTTGCTGTCCAAGACGTTGCTGGATCTTATCTTTGGGCTGTTTATGCAGAAAAAAGTCAATGTCAATTCCTTCGCCAGCATTGATAAGCAGGGACAGCCAGCCTGGCATTACTTTTGCTTTGTAACCATCGCACGGCACCAGCAGGTAAGAATGGTAGATGCCATTTACCAGCACATAGTTACTGTGCTTAAAGTCCAAAGACTCTGGTGCAATGAATTCATTGATATGGATGTTATCCACTTCCTGCTCACGACCAGATTCCATATAGCGGGTCAGTACCTGGTTAATCCGTTTTGGCAAAGGGGTTTCGGTACATTTGGTACGGTTCAGTAAAGTGTAGAGTACATCGGTTGTAAACTCATCTTCATTGTCATGAACCAGCACATCGTTGCCGCATTGATATAGAAAGGTTTTTGCGGTCTGTGCAGCAGTTTCCAAAGCTGCCAGGATTTCCTTTTCCTCCACCTTCCGATTCACATTGAAAGGTTCGTATTCAAAGATTAGGAAAAAACGTCTGGAAACCGCTTCTCTGGAACTTAACTGCCGGACAAATTGGATATAGTCTTTTTGTAACTGCCGGCAGTTAGGATCTGATTCCCGTTCCATTTCCAAACGGGACTGTTCCAGATGTTTGTTGATATCCGCTTTTTTGGAGATCATCTTAATCTGCAGTTTCACAGGGCTGATTTTTAGGTAGGAGATGAAGCTGAAAATGATCCCCTGTTGTTCCCTAGCACTGCGTAAGAGGAAATTGATCGGTTCAATCTCCAGGATTTTTACATAACGATGGTCTGTCGTGTAGATAACACCATTGGCAATCTTATCAATAGGAAGATAATCTTCCAAGGTGATTTCTTTTCGTTTTTTCTTTTTGCTTTTCCCGGAAGCAGCAGATGACTGGTTGGAAGCTTTATTCGCAGTTCTTTCTTTTTTTCGTTCCTCCAAAAGTTGCTGCTTTATCTGTTGTTTTTCAAGTTTTGCCTGCCTTTTCGCACTTTTACGTGCAGCGTTTTGTTCTTTTTTTAATTGTCGGGACTCAAATTTAAGAATCCGGATGTCTTCACGAGCCTGTTTGCGTATTCCACGTTTTGTAGAAGTATCAAACTGCCGACGTTCTTTTTTTTTAATAGCAGAGGATTCTTTTGTCTCCTCTTCGGAAGACATCTGTGAGCAGTTCTCTTCAGAAGAAGATTCTGCAGGTTGTTTTGGATGCCGTTTGCGTTTCTTGGTTTTTGGTTCTTTGTTGCGGGGCTTTTTTATCCGGTACTTTTTTTTCGGCTCCGGATGTACATCCATACGGTAAATAACCCGGCGGTTTTTCAGAAAACGCAGAGCGTTCATTAAAAACGCAGTAATGCTTTCCCCACCGATTCCAATTAGA from the Blautia wexlerae DSM 19850 genome contains:
- a CDS encoding sensor histidine kinase — translated: MDKDIENLALSINKRIKEDERKEHQLKKQDKNFKKMVANLSHDLRTPLTVIIGYLQLIRLEKNVNEPVNSYIEHIEKKADYLKKLVDDLYLLFWSEAIESEVDMKSVNITEVVTSLLKEYIQNSKRASEQLDIRLPHGNIWILAQEKILIRILCNLIDNALKYSTGDIMFYMWGESEYCHIQISNPSDYISDEELKSIFDLFYTKDEARIKSSGIGLYATRKLVIQISGDIQVNYEAGIFTVSIKLPLI
- a CDS encoding sigma-70 family RNA polymerase sigma factor, translating into MIIPMTDDERRLTEEYLYLVPEMVKKLTSRCAYVSYDEQQDLLQAGNLALCKAAMNYDNTRPFAVYAKVAIRNAIYSYWRKLQKERKYTCSMYASSEFDMEPLLVDQKTELWQEQCMNQEPIYKHLQSLEARSCNTLRKGIHALLLQQKGYTNQEISKHYGVPMNHVRAWQSKARKYLQQDTKLYTLLS
- a CDS encoding zinc-finger-containing protein, with product MKQKQIRCPYCGSIAILRDASYVYGNKAKDGKLYVCSHFPQCNSYVGVHPGTTNAKGKLANKELRQKRIQAHRVFDQIWLNHIFTKSEAYRWIADKFCLTAKEAHIGEFSTYMCDQLILESMKILENNHIPLRAIG
- a CDS encoding VaFE repeat-containing surface-anchored protein; this encodes MLKPAKQPHIRLTALFLCVTMFLSTLFFNAHTAYAADGTIDYKAGAKIPYGDYYTSRMSFDGNNTAYCVEPLKKTPASGQYPYNLLGKDSPLRKALYYVNGGYGYEKLIKDQYFQGWSDDNSYVIGHLVVSYIHAGNNGDTGAFHGAPQNYIDKALEVANAIEGLPAPPESFRAFIVPGNASQTFAGSWYQVPNGFIELQKSSANTDISDKNGNYSLEGAKYGIYKGEELVETLVTDKKGYAKSKELAEGSYTVKEISAPEGFAIDTSAHNVTVKAEGTSTVKVKDIPQNNPVKLLLKKLDADTQQNSAQGTGSLANAEFTIKFYTEQSATDPGANGKKPVRTWILKTDASGEIHFTKDYLVSGDEFFYASDGKTVCFPLGTVTVQETKAPAGYLPNESVFVQQITSTGTEETISIYNASSVEEQVFRGGVKIQKRDLETQGTQAQGTASLADAEFTITTLNKQPVWVGGKLYENGQAVLTIKSDTHGIAASAADALPLGHYRIEETKAPSGYLTDGAKALEFDITQNGEIVDLTTEETSVSNQIIRGGVKIQKRDLETGEAKPQGNASLKDAEFTITNLGPNPVLVDGTLYEKDQVVLTLKTDEKGLASTKKDTLPYGHYRVDETKAPEGYLNEGKLSQEFHITENGKILDLTAKETAISNQVIRGDLEFVKVSDGDLNRLANVPFSITSKTTGESHTIVTDKNGYASTSSEWNKHTTNTNRGETSEDGIWFGASKPDDAKGALIYDTYILEEQRCDSNEGMNLLKIEVSVYKNHVVVDMGTLTDDQITIGTTALDKDSNSHFAKPEEKITLVDTVEYEGLKKGQSYKLIGTLMDQESGKPIEIDGKPVTAETTFKPKKSSGSAKVTFTFNASSLKGKTIVVFEELYQEDLKLAVHADITDQDQTIYFPEIGTTAKDKETDMNLSQADKEVTLVDTVAYKNLLPGEEYVMTGTLMDKETGKPVEIDKKEVTAETTFTPKESSGTVDVIFSFDGTSLAGKTVVVFESATYDGKEFATHADLEDNGQTIYFPEIATTAKDKADGDHFTKTDKEITIVDTVKYSNLIPGKEYALTGTLMDKETKEPLQADGKPITATTTFTPEDASGSIELTFTFDGSILSGKTIVVFESLTYQEKEIAVHADIEDHEQSIYFPGIGTTAKDKADGDQEAVATKEVTIIDTVSYQNLIPDTPYKLVGTLMDKTTQKEVLIDGKPVTSETEFTPKDSNGSVEVIFTFDGSTLAGHDVVVFEKLFSLEGETALEIASHEDLDDKGQTIKLTEAPKDTPEPSKPVKTGDETTVLPYLLLAGAALLFAAGFGILYIRKRKKDK
- a CDS encoding ATP-binding protein, which codes for MNNTEEQHPVFIPRNFIEKGTFIGGMFKIRNAIEGGILAILITIPVINLPLTLTVRIIILCMTALPAAMISLIGIGGESITAFLMNALRFLKNRRVIYRMDVHPEPKKKYRIKKPRNKEPKTKKRKRHPKQPAESSSEENCSQMSSEEETKESSAIKKKERRQFDTSTKRGIRKQAREDIRILKFESRQLKKEQNAARKSAKRQAKLEKQQIKQQLLEERKKERTANKASNQSSAASGKSKKKKRKEITLEDYLPIDKIANGVIYTTDHRYVKILEIEPINFLLRSAREQQGIIFSFISYLKISPVKLQIKMISKKADINKHLEQSRLEMERESDPNCRQLQKDYIQFVRQLSSREAVSRRFFLIFEYEPFNVNRKVEEKEILAALETAAQTAKTFLYQCGNDVLVHDNEDEFTTDVLYTLLNRTKCTETPLPKRINQVLTRYMESGREQEVDNIHINEFIAPESLDFKHSNYVLVNGIYHSYLLVPCDGYKAKVMPGWLSLLINAGEGIDIDFFLHKQPKDKIQQRLGQQIRINRSKIKDASDTNADFDDLDSAIRSGYFLKQGLANNEDFYYMNLLITITAGDLEELQWRIQEMKKLLISQDMDLRSCYFLQEQGFLSSLPLVNLDKKLYELSKRNVLTTGAASCYPFVSYSICDDNGILFGVNKHNNSLVIADIFDSKQYKNSNIAILGTSGSGKTFTMQTMALRMRRKGIQVFIIAPLKGHEFYRAARNVGGTFIQISPASQNCINVMEIRKVDNSVNELLDGPTLDASALASKIQRLHVFFSLLIPDMSHEEKQLLDEALIKTYARKGITHKNESLIDPKHPDHYKAMPILGDVYDVLMETEDTKRLAHILNRLVHGSASSFNQQTNVDLTNKYTVLDISELTGSSDLLTVGMFVALDYVWDKAKENRTEEKAIFVDEVWQLIGASSNRLAAEFVLEIAKIIRAYSGAGIFATQDLNDFFALDDGKYGKGIINNCKTKIILNMEDEEAQRVKTILRLSETEVMNITHFQRGNGLISTNNNNITVEFKASNLEKELITTDRQELLEILKRQDKKVG